One Ovis aries strain OAR_USU_Benz2616 breed Rambouillet chromosome 4, ARS-UI_Ramb_v3.0, whole genome shotgun sequence DNA window includes the following coding sequences:
- the NOD1 gene encoding nucleotide-binding oligomerization domain-containing protein 1 isoform X3 encodes MYTDTVVELVNFSNESLGSLDSLACLLDATTGVLNEQGEIIFVFGDAGMGKSMLLQRLQSLWAAGQLDPGIKFFFHFRCRTLSCFKKSAALCLQDLLFKHYCYPEQDPGEVFAFLLRFPHTALFTFDGLDELHSDFDLSSEPDTSSPWEPAHPLALLASLLSGKLLKGARKLLTARTGVEVPRHLLWKKALLRGFSPSHLRAYTGRMFPERAMRQRLLDQLEANPNLCSLCAVPLFCWIIFRCFQHFHDTFESSPQLPDLTVTLTDIFLLVTEVHLNRTQPTSLVQQNTRSQTETLRAGRDTLCSLGRVAHRGMEKSLFVFNQDEVQASEVREGDLQLGFLRTVPELGLGEEQQSYEFFHLTLQAFFAALFLVVDDKVGTRELLRFFQEWTPPEEAVATSTCFPPFLPVQCLRGRGLHGEDPFKNKDHFHFTNLFLCGLLSKGKQKLLRHLVPTAALRRKRKALWTHLFTSLRSHLKNLPRVQSGGFSQVQALPTFIWMLRCIFETQSEKAGQLAARGICANYLKLTFCNACSADCSALSFVLHHLRKRLALDLDNNNLNDFGVRELQPCFSRLTVIRLSVNQITDSGVKVLYEELTKYKILTFLGLYNNQITDVGAGYIARILDECKGLTHLKLGKNKITSEGGKSLALAVKNSKSIFEVGMWGNQIGDEGAKAFAEALRNHPSLTNLSLAFNGISTEGGKSLAWALQQNASLRIFWLTKNELDDEVAESFAEMLKVNQTLKHLWLIQNQITAKGIAQLAEALQKNTGIMEICLNGNLIKPEEAKVFEDEKRIVCF; translated from the exons ATGTACACCGACACGGTGGTGGAGCTTGTCAACTTCAGCAACGAGAGCCTGGGCAGCCTGGAcagcctggcctgcctcctggaCGCAACCACGGGCGTCCTCAACGAGCAGGGTGAGATCATCTTCGTGTTTGGCGATGCAGGCATGGGCAAGTCCATGCTGCTGCAGCGGCTGCAGAGCCTCTGGGCAGCGGGCCagctggacccagggatcaagttcTTCTTCCACTTCCGCTGCCGCACCCTCAGCTGCTTCAAGAAGAGCGCGGCACTGTGTCTGCAGGACCTGCTCTTCAAGCATTACTGCTACCCAGAGCAGGACCCCGGGGAGGTTTTTGCCTTCCTGCTGCGCTTTCCCCACACGGCCCTCTTCACCTTTGACGGCCTGGACGAGCTGCACTCAGACTTCGACCTGAGCAGCGAGCCCGACACCTCCTCCCCTTGGGAGCCCGCCCACCCGCTGGCCCTGCTGGCCAGTCTGCTCAGTGGGAAGCTGCTCAAAGGGGCGCGCAAGCTGCTCACAGCCCGCACGGGCGTCGAGGTCCCGCGACATCTCCTCTGGAAGAAGGCGCTCCTGCGCGGCTTCTCCCCCAGCCACCTGCGCGCCTACACCGGGAGGATGTTCCCCGAGCGCGCCATGCGCCAGCGCCTGCTGGATCAACTGGAGGCCAACCCCAACCTCTGCAGCCTGTGCGCGGTGCCCCTCTTCTGCTGGATCATCTTCCGGTGCTTCCAGCACTTCCACGACACCTTTGAGAGCTCCCCGCAGCTGCCTGATCTCACGGTGACGCTGACTGACATCTTCCTGTTGGTCACTGAGGTCCACCTGAACAGGACGCAGCCCACCAGCCTGGTGCAGCAGAACACGCGGAGCCAGACAGAGACCCTCCGCGCCGGCCGGGACACGCTGTGCTCGCTGGGCCGGGTGGCTCACAGGGGCATGGAGAAGAGCCTCTTCGTCTTCAACCAGGACGAGGTGCAGGCGTCCGAGGTGCGGGAGGGGGACCTGCAGCTGGGCTTCCTTCGGACCGTGCCGGAGCTGGGCCTCGGAGAGGAACAGCAGTCCTATGAGTTCTTCCACCTAACCCTCCAGGCCTTCTTTGCTGCCCTCTTTCTAGTGGTGGACGACAAGGTGGGCACTAGGGAGCTGCTCAGGTTCTTCCAGGAGTGGACTCCTCCGGAGGAGGCTGTGGCCACATCGACctgctttcctccttttctccccgTCCAGTGTCTGAGGGGCCGTGGTCTGCATGGGGAAGACCCCTTCAAGAACAAGGATCACTTTCATTTCACCAACCTCTTCCTGTGCGGGCTGTTGTCCAAAGGCAAACAGAAACTCCTGCGACACCTGGTGCCCACAGCTGCCCTGCGGCGAAAACGCAAGGCCCTGTGGACTCACCTGTTCACCAGCCTGCGCTCCCACCTGAAGAACCTGCCCCGGGTCCAGTCTGGGGGCTTCAGCCAGGTGCAGGCCCTGCCTACCTTTATCTGGATGTTGCGCTGCATCTTCGAGACGCAGAGTGAGAAGGCGGGGCAGCTGGCGGCCAGGGGCATCTGTGCCAACTACCTCAAGCTGACCTTCTGCAACGCCTGCTCGGCTGACTGCAGTGCCCTCTCCTTCGTCCTGCATCACTTGCGCAAGCGGCTGGCGCTCGACCTGGACAACAACAACCTCAACGACTTCGGCGTGCGTGAACTGCAGCCATGCTTCAGCCGCCTCACTGTCATCAG ACTCAGTGTGAACCAGATCACTGACAGTGGGGTGAAGGTGCTATATGAAGAGCTGACCAAATACAAAATTCTGACATTTTTAGG CTTATACAACAACCAAATCACCGATGTCGGAGCCGGGTACATCGCCAGAATCCTGGATGAGTGCAAAGGCCTCACACACCTGAA AttgggaaaaaacaaaataacaagtgaaggaggaaagagtCTCGCTCTGGCTGTGAAGAACAGCAAATCCATCTTTGAAGTCGG GATGTGGGGCAATCAAATCGGTGATGAAGGAGCAAAGGCCTTCGCAGAGGCTCTGAGGAACCACCCCAGCTTGACCAACCTGAG TCTTGCATTCAACGGCATCTCTACAGAAGGAGGAAAGAGCCTCGCGTGGGCCCTGCAGCAGAATGCATCTCTGAGAATATTCTG gCTCACCAAAAATGAACTTGATGATGAAGTGGCAGAGAGCTTTGCAGAGATGTTGAAAGTCAACCAGACATTGAAACATTTATG GCTTATCCAGAACCAGATCACGGCCAAGGGGATTGCCCAGTTGGCAGAGGCATTACAGAAGAACACTGGCATAATGGAGATTTG CTTAAATGGAAACTTGATAAAGCCCGAGGAGGCCAAGGTCTTTGAAGATGAGAAGCGGATTGTCTGTTTCTGA
- the NOD1 gene encoding nucleotide-binding oligomerization domain-containing protein 1 isoform X2 yields MEKHGRSEMEIVPSEPHSFIKLLKVSREHLVTHIRNTQCLLDNLLQNDYFSTEDAEIVCACPTQPDKVRRILDLVQSKGEEVSEFFLHVIQQLSDAYVDLKPWLSEIGFSPSPLIQSKAVVNTDPVSRYSQKLQQQLGQDSKFILCYAQKEELLLEQMYTDTVVELVNFSNESLGSLDSLACLLDATTGVLNEQGEIIFVFGDAGMGKSMLLQRLQSLWAAGQLDPGIKFFFHFRCRTLSCFKKSAALCLQDLLFKHYCYPEQDPGEVFAFLLRFPHTALFTFDGLDELHSDFDLSSEPDTSSPWEPAHPLALLASLLSGKLLKGARKLLTARTGVEVPRHLLWKKALLRGFSPSHLRAYTGRMFPERAMRQRLLDQLEANPNLCSLCAVPLFCWIIFRCFQHFHDTFESSPQLPDLTVTLTDIFLLVTEVHLNRTQPTSLVQQNTRSQTETLRAGRDTLCSLGRVAHRGMEKSLFVFNQDEVQASEVREGDLQLGFLRTVPELGLGEEQQSYEFFHLTLQAFFAALFLVVDDKVGTRELLRFFQEWTPPEEAVATSTCFPPFLPVQCLRGRGLHGEDPFKNKDHFHFTNLFLCGLLSKGKQKLLRHLVPTAALRRKRKALWTHLFTSLRSHLKNLPRVQSGGFSQVQALPTFIWMLRCIFETQSEKAGQLAARGICANYLKLTFCNACSADCSALSFVLHHLRKRLALDLDNNNLNDFGVRELQPCFSRLTVIRLSVNQITDSGVKVLYEELTKYKILTFLGLWTSADSTLKKWGHKFSWPCFLSKLIQQPNHRCRSRVHRQNPG; encoded by the exons GTCCGCAGAATTCTGGACCTGGTACAGAGCAAGGGCGAGGAGGTGTCCGAGTTCTTCCTCCACGTGATCCAGCAACTCTCAGACGCTTATGTGGATCTCAAGCCTTGGCTGTCAGAGATTGGCTTCTCCCCTTCGCCGCTCATTCAGAGCAAAGCTGTTGTCAACACTGACCCAG TGAGCAGATACAGCCAGAAGCTGCAGCAGCAACTGGGCCAGGACTCCAAGTTCATTCTGTGCTATGCTCAGAAGGAGGAGCTGCTGTTGGAGCAGATGTACACCGACACGGTGGTGGAGCTTGTCAACTTCAGCAACGAGAGCCTGGGCAGCCTGGAcagcctggcctgcctcctggaCGCAACCACGGGCGTCCTCAACGAGCAGGGTGAGATCATCTTCGTGTTTGGCGATGCAGGCATGGGCAAGTCCATGCTGCTGCAGCGGCTGCAGAGCCTCTGGGCAGCGGGCCagctggacccagggatcaagttcTTCTTCCACTTCCGCTGCCGCACCCTCAGCTGCTTCAAGAAGAGCGCGGCACTGTGTCTGCAGGACCTGCTCTTCAAGCATTACTGCTACCCAGAGCAGGACCCCGGGGAGGTTTTTGCCTTCCTGCTGCGCTTTCCCCACACGGCCCTCTTCACCTTTGACGGCCTGGACGAGCTGCACTCAGACTTCGACCTGAGCAGCGAGCCCGACACCTCCTCCCCTTGGGAGCCCGCCCACCCGCTGGCCCTGCTGGCCAGTCTGCTCAGTGGGAAGCTGCTCAAAGGGGCGCGCAAGCTGCTCACAGCCCGCACGGGCGTCGAGGTCCCGCGACATCTCCTCTGGAAGAAGGCGCTCCTGCGCGGCTTCTCCCCCAGCCACCTGCGCGCCTACACCGGGAGGATGTTCCCCGAGCGCGCCATGCGCCAGCGCCTGCTGGATCAACTGGAGGCCAACCCCAACCTCTGCAGCCTGTGCGCGGTGCCCCTCTTCTGCTGGATCATCTTCCGGTGCTTCCAGCACTTCCACGACACCTTTGAGAGCTCCCCGCAGCTGCCTGATCTCACGGTGACGCTGACTGACATCTTCCTGTTGGTCACTGAGGTCCACCTGAACAGGACGCAGCCCACCAGCCTGGTGCAGCAGAACACGCGGAGCCAGACAGAGACCCTCCGCGCCGGCCGGGACACGCTGTGCTCGCTGGGCCGGGTGGCTCACAGGGGCATGGAGAAGAGCCTCTTCGTCTTCAACCAGGACGAGGTGCAGGCGTCCGAGGTGCGGGAGGGGGACCTGCAGCTGGGCTTCCTTCGGACCGTGCCGGAGCTGGGCCTCGGAGAGGAACAGCAGTCCTATGAGTTCTTCCACCTAACCCTCCAGGCCTTCTTTGCTGCCCTCTTTCTAGTGGTGGACGACAAGGTGGGCACTAGGGAGCTGCTCAGGTTCTTCCAGGAGTGGACTCCTCCGGAGGAGGCTGTGGCCACATCGACctgctttcctccttttctccccgTCCAGTGTCTGAGGGGCCGTGGTCTGCATGGGGAAGACCCCTTCAAGAACAAGGATCACTTTCATTTCACCAACCTCTTCCTGTGCGGGCTGTTGTCCAAAGGCAAACAGAAACTCCTGCGACACCTGGTGCCCACAGCTGCCCTGCGGCGAAAACGCAAGGCCCTGTGGACTCACCTGTTCACCAGCCTGCGCTCCCACCTGAAGAACCTGCCCCGGGTCCAGTCTGGGGGCTTCAGCCAGGTGCAGGCCCTGCCTACCTTTATCTGGATGTTGCGCTGCATCTTCGAGACGCAGAGTGAGAAGGCGGGGCAGCTGGCGGCCAGGGGCATCTGTGCCAACTACCTCAAGCTGACCTTCTGCAACGCCTGCTCGGCTGACTGCAGTGCCCTCTCCTTCGTCCTGCATCACTTGCGCAAGCGGCTGGCGCTCGACCTGGACAACAACAACCTCAACGACTTCGGCGTGCGTGAACTGCAGCCATGCTTCAGCCGCCTCACTGTCATCAG ACTCAGTGTGAACCAGATCACTGACAGTGGGGTGAAGGTGCTATATGAAGAGCTGACCAAATACAAAATTCTGACATTTTTAGG ACTCTGGACATCAGCAgacagcactttaaaaaaatggggTCATAAATTCTCATGGCCATGCTTTCTCTCGAAGCTTATACAACAACCAAATCACCGATGTCGGAGCCGGGTACATCGCCAGAATCCTGGATGA
- the NOD1 gene encoding nucleotide-binding oligomerization domain-containing protein 1 isoform X1 produces the protein MEKHGRSEMEIVPSEPHSFIKLLKVSREHLVTHIRNTQCLLDNLLQNDYFSTEDAEIVCACPTQPDKVRRILDLVQSKGEEVSEFFLHVIQQLSDAYVDLKPWLSEIGFSPSPLIQSKAVVNTDPVSRYSQKLQQQLGQDSKFILCYAQKEELLLEQMYTDTVVELVNFSNESLGSLDSLACLLDATTGVLNEQGEIIFVFGDAGMGKSMLLQRLQSLWAAGQLDPGIKFFFHFRCRTLSCFKKSAALCLQDLLFKHYCYPEQDPGEVFAFLLRFPHTALFTFDGLDELHSDFDLSSEPDTSSPWEPAHPLALLASLLSGKLLKGARKLLTARTGVEVPRHLLWKKALLRGFSPSHLRAYTGRMFPERAMRQRLLDQLEANPNLCSLCAVPLFCWIIFRCFQHFHDTFESSPQLPDLTVTLTDIFLLVTEVHLNRTQPTSLVQQNTRSQTETLRAGRDTLCSLGRVAHRGMEKSLFVFNQDEVQASEVREGDLQLGFLRTVPELGLGEEQQSYEFFHLTLQAFFAALFLVVDDKVGTRELLRFFQEWTPPEEAVATSTCFPPFLPVQCLRGRGLHGEDPFKNKDHFHFTNLFLCGLLSKGKQKLLRHLVPTAALRRKRKALWTHLFTSLRSHLKNLPRVQSGGFSQVQALPTFIWMLRCIFETQSEKAGQLAARGICANYLKLTFCNACSADCSALSFVLHHLRKRLALDLDNNNLNDFGVRELQPCFSRLTVIRLSVNQITDSGVKVLYEELTKYKILTFLGLYNNQITDVGAGYIARILDECKGLTHLKLGKNKITSEGGKSLALAVKNSKSIFEVGMWGNQIGDEGAKAFAEALRNHPSLTNLSLAFNGISTEGGKSLAWALQQNASLRIFWLTKNELDDEVAESFAEMLKVNQTLKHLWLIQNQITAKGIAQLAEALQKNTGIMEICLNGNLIKPEEAKVFEDEKRIVCF, from the exons GTCCGCAGAATTCTGGACCTGGTACAGAGCAAGGGCGAGGAGGTGTCCGAGTTCTTCCTCCACGTGATCCAGCAACTCTCAGACGCTTATGTGGATCTCAAGCCTTGGCTGTCAGAGATTGGCTTCTCCCCTTCGCCGCTCATTCAGAGCAAAGCTGTTGTCAACACTGACCCAG TGAGCAGATACAGCCAGAAGCTGCAGCAGCAACTGGGCCAGGACTCCAAGTTCATTCTGTGCTATGCTCAGAAGGAGGAGCTGCTGTTGGAGCAGATGTACACCGACACGGTGGTGGAGCTTGTCAACTTCAGCAACGAGAGCCTGGGCAGCCTGGAcagcctggcctgcctcctggaCGCAACCACGGGCGTCCTCAACGAGCAGGGTGAGATCATCTTCGTGTTTGGCGATGCAGGCATGGGCAAGTCCATGCTGCTGCAGCGGCTGCAGAGCCTCTGGGCAGCGGGCCagctggacccagggatcaagttcTTCTTCCACTTCCGCTGCCGCACCCTCAGCTGCTTCAAGAAGAGCGCGGCACTGTGTCTGCAGGACCTGCTCTTCAAGCATTACTGCTACCCAGAGCAGGACCCCGGGGAGGTTTTTGCCTTCCTGCTGCGCTTTCCCCACACGGCCCTCTTCACCTTTGACGGCCTGGACGAGCTGCACTCAGACTTCGACCTGAGCAGCGAGCCCGACACCTCCTCCCCTTGGGAGCCCGCCCACCCGCTGGCCCTGCTGGCCAGTCTGCTCAGTGGGAAGCTGCTCAAAGGGGCGCGCAAGCTGCTCACAGCCCGCACGGGCGTCGAGGTCCCGCGACATCTCCTCTGGAAGAAGGCGCTCCTGCGCGGCTTCTCCCCCAGCCACCTGCGCGCCTACACCGGGAGGATGTTCCCCGAGCGCGCCATGCGCCAGCGCCTGCTGGATCAACTGGAGGCCAACCCCAACCTCTGCAGCCTGTGCGCGGTGCCCCTCTTCTGCTGGATCATCTTCCGGTGCTTCCAGCACTTCCACGACACCTTTGAGAGCTCCCCGCAGCTGCCTGATCTCACGGTGACGCTGACTGACATCTTCCTGTTGGTCACTGAGGTCCACCTGAACAGGACGCAGCCCACCAGCCTGGTGCAGCAGAACACGCGGAGCCAGACAGAGACCCTCCGCGCCGGCCGGGACACGCTGTGCTCGCTGGGCCGGGTGGCTCACAGGGGCATGGAGAAGAGCCTCTTCGTCTTCAACCAGGACGAGGTGCAGGCGTCCGAGGTGCGGGAGGGGGACCTGCAGCTGGGCTTCCTTCGGACCGTGCCGGAGCTGGGCCTCGGAGAGGAACAGCAGTCCTATGAGTTCTTCCACCTAACCCTCCAGGCCTTCTTTGCTGCCCTCTTTCTAGTGGTGGACGACAAGGTGGGCACTAGGGAGCTGCTCAGGTTCTTCCAGGAGTGGACTCCTCCGGAGGAGGCTGTGGCCACATCGACctgctttcctccttttctccccgTCCAGTGTCTGAGGGGCCGTGGTCTGCATGGGGAAGACCCCTTCAAGAACAAGGATCACTTTCATTTCACCAACCTCTTCCTGTGCGGGCTGTTGTCCAAAGGCAAACAGAAACTCCTGCGACACCTGGTGCCCACAGCTGCCCTGCGGCGAAAACGCAAGGCCCTGTGGACTCACCTGTTCACCAGCCTGCGCTCCCACCTGAAGAACCTGCCCCGGGTCCAGTCTGGGGGCTTCAGCCAGGTGCAGGCCCTGCCTACCTTTATCTGGATGTTGCGCTGCATCTTCGAGACGCAGAGTGAGAAGGCGGGGCAGCTGGCGGCCAGGGGCATCTGTGCCAACTACCTCAAGCTGACCTTCTGCAACGCCTGCTCGGCTGACTGCAGTGCCCTCTCCTTCGTCCTGCATCACTTGCGCAAGCGGCTGGCGCTCGACCTGGACAACAACAACCTCAACGACTTCGGCGTGCGTGAACTGCAGCCATGCTTCAGCCGCCTCACTGTCATCAG ACTCAGTGTGAACCAGATCACTGACAGTGGGGTGAAGGTGCTATATGAAGAGCTGACCAAATACAAAATTCTGACATTTTTAGG CTTATACAACAACCAAATCACCGATGTCGGAGCCGGGTACATCGCCAGAATCCTGGATGAGTGCAAAGGCCTCACACACCTGAA AttgggaaaaaacaaaataacaagtgaaggaggaaagagtCTCGCTCTGGCTGTGAAGAACAGCAAATCCATCTTTGAAGTCGG GATGTGGGGCAATCAAATCGGTGATGAAGGAGCAAAGGCCTTCGCAGAGGCTCTGAGGAACCACCCCAGCTTGACCAACCTGAG TCTTGCATTCAACGGCATCTCTACAGAAGGAGGAAAGAGCCTCGCGTGGGCCCTGCAGCAGAATGCATCTCTGAGAATATTCTG gCTCACCAAAAATGAACTTGATGATGAAGTGGCAGAGAGCTTTGCAGAGATGTTGAAAGTCAACCAGACATTGAAACATTTATG GCTTATCCAGAACCAGATCACGGCCAAGGGGATTGCCCAGTTGGCAGAGGCATTACAGAAGAACACTGGCATAATGGAGATTTG CTTAAATGGAAACTTGATAAAGCCCGAGGAGGCCAAGGTCTTTGAAGATGAGAAGCGGATTGTCTGTTTCTGA